tcaaatttccACTAAGCACTACCCCATTATCATGTGAAAACCAAAAATAGAAGTGATTTGTTCCTGACATAAGTCCTTCACTGCAAgcctaaaaatattttttaaggcCCCTTCCTATGGGTGTGGAAAACATTCATGTTTTCCATTTAAGCACTCACTATGGAGGTGGAAAACAGGCCAGGTTAAGTTTCTACCGAGCGGTCGAGTCTCGAACATTCGGTCTAGTTTACACCGTTAGGTGTTTACGACACCGCTAGCGGCTTGAATAAGACCGGCCGGTCTAGTTTACACCGTTGTGTAGAATATGATCCAATGGCCATAAATCTTCCCACCTATAAATACCACATTCCtctaccattttaactcacaccttcttcctaTTTGCTTAGATTTTCCAGTGGCTCAAAACATGTCTATGGCTCAATTCATCGAAGAGCAACATGcggccgaaaatcaaagagtttcaCTTCGAGCTAGTGTGCAAAATAAATTAAGAAGAGCAAATAGTTGGAGAGTTGCACAACATCGCAATTTTAGCATGTtagaagatgaatgcatctgCAGGAATTATGTTTGCTTCACTAATCATCCAATCGTTCATGGAACATTACAACTTATTCTGTTTTGGGGACGCGTTTTAataaaatttgaagaagaaacaacgaacCTCTACAATCACAATTCGATGGTGTTGAGTGCTCGGTTCTCCATAATTACCAAGAATGTTAACGAGTATATTCGTATGTAAGGGAAGAGCTCGAAACATGAGAAGTGGTGAAACCCTGCTGGAGATTGATCAAAGATGTCGTGCAAAGTGGCTATGTGACAACGGAGAGAAGTTCCGATATGCCAGTTATTATGAAATCTTCAAAGTGTTGCCCCAATTTAATCTAGCTTATCAATTATAAGTTCTCAATTTTAAGTTATGTAGAAAACTTGAAATGaagattattatttatcaaacaaaagtgtAATTACATTAACGATTTAAACAAACCACGATTCATATTAATGACGAAACAAAACTCTCAAACTAATGATTACCACCAAATACATAATCCCTTAAGCCTGTTGGATCTTGTGAAAATTCATTATTTGGACTCTGAGATGGTGATTGAGTAGCATCAGGTGAGTCATAACCTTGAAATGGTACCGGAGGCATTGGAGGTGCTTGAAATCAGTGAAATGCTGAACTTGTTGGGGTATAAATCACGGATTGCCTAAATGCTTCCAAATTGACATGTGCACCACCAGGAGTAAGTACGGGACCTTGAGGAATGAAACCAAGAGGAGACTGGAAATCCGTCTCCAAgtttgctgttgttgttggtaGCTGAGTCTCTTCCACCATAGTCTCTTCCATCGGAGTGTCATGACGAATTCTACGACCTCCACGACTTCCACTTGCATGACTTCCACTTGCACGACCTTCACTTGCACGACCTCTTGTATTGCTCTCACCGGGCATTTGAGAAATTGATCCTAACGGAGTCTCAGGCAATTCATAACTCATACTATCCCTCAGTTAATGCATCTGACTCAAGTGACAATTGCAGAATTGATTGGTAAAATGCGCAAACTTGTTCAACTCCGTCGGATACTCTTTTTTTTGTTGCATCCACAGCATGGTATGGATAGCTCCGCTGCATACCTTCACTAGTAAGTGGAACTGTAATAACATCTCCACTCGTGATAAATTCTGGACTTCCCAAGATAATAGAGGCATATGTGACCCTATTTGACTGCTAGGGTACGTACATGGTTCGCCCGTCCATGGTGGGGGTCGGGATGGAAGATCTGTAAGTGGAAAATTGCCAATTGCTGGAAAGTCAACACTACCTAAATTTTGAGGATGAACAACAATATTTAGCTTGCATACCTTTTGGAACCAATTGTAGTAATCATAGTCATTTTCTGGTTCTTGGATCAAATCATCAGCTTCTTCCAAGGTTGTGCATTATTTATCAACTGTATCCAATCCTCGTGTGAAATAATTGAAGTTGGAAACGGGTTGATTGCttttacctttcttccttgtaacTGAAAAAAGATGTCTTTCTCTGTAGTACCAAATACCCTGACCACTAACTGAACTGTGAAACACGCTTCGCTTAAGGCTTAACCGAAGCATGTCTTGTACCACTGGTTCattgaactcatctattactGTATATACGGCGCTGGCGTAACGTTGATACTAGTTCTGCACACTTGTTGCATCCTTTGCATAGCAGCAACGTTTTCACCATCGTTAATCTGGCCAATCCAATTATCAGCTTTGTACTTGTACACGACTGGAAAAATTAATCGTTTATCATGAAGATCAGGTTCGCTGATCGTaaagtaagtataccaccaatactgaaaaagAACATTGACGAAAATTGATGTGTTAGTACATTTCACCTCTGAAAAATGACATTGATAATAAATAGTTCTTACCTCCAATACGACCCAAAATGAATTTAAGCTATTTGTCTTCTTAATTGAGAAATCACAGAGACATATGTATAGCTCAACTAAAATTGcagaaccccaatcataatttggCGCTTTACTTAAATCTTGTAAAGATTCCAAAAAACCAACTAATGTCCCTGAGCTAGCATTGGGGAAAAAACTTGGCCTAGCATCCATAATACAAAAATCCGTTCAAGCTCAGGATAACCTTCAGCTCTGTTTATCCCCATGGTATTGTAACGAGACAAAAATGCCTTCAACCCAGACACTCTTAATCCATATGAGTGTAAGCCTCTGGGTTCTGGCTTTCCTCCAGTATCATTTGCGTACAAGGGGAGTAATTGTTTTCATCTTCCTTCTGATATCCACTTTAATTGGTTAAATTGTACTAATTCACCCTGACTTTTTATTCTGgtcaacatatacaaatctaacggtgtgaaccctaaaaacaacatggtcataaaattaaagtttgtatgtagaactaaaatttgtatcaaattaaaatttgtttctgaactaaaaattaaactattgAATAGAAGAAATAGAACTTACCAcactcaaaatccttgaaaaagaacgTATTTCCAGTGTTCCACCAACGTTCACAAATAACTCGCACAATTTGAGTCTTGTGGTTTTTTcctttcatgaaatataaacgCTGCCAAGGATATCTTCTCAAGGATGCTTGAATAGGTTTTGGGAGTAACTCATAAATTTCACTTAGCTCATACCACCCACCTCTTAATTTAGGTAACAAAACTCGCTCGGGATGGTTAGATAAATGCGTAGATGTTACACCGGGTCCAATTAGTTGCCTGACATTAGCGAACTCGTGCTTTTTTTCCTGAACCCATACGATATCACTATCTGcaacaaatttttctttttccttcctgtttcttttcctttgtctttcttttttggAACTCATTTTTAGTTGTGATCTGCTCTCTAGAGAAGGGAAGAAAGAATTTtagttttgtgaatgaaaacttttGGGAATAGAGGTATTTATAGGCGGTAGAGTATCGGCCGTGAACGACCGAGATTACACCTGGTGGTCGCTAAGAAACCTCTAGCGGTGCAGTCTACACCTAGCGGTTGCTAAGAAATCTCTAGCCGTGCAGTCTCGACCGGTTATTCATTTTCTCATAATGGCACGTGAAGTTTGTCAGACCAGCTGACATGGCAAATGGGTGGGTTAGCCATTTGCCATGGGAACGGGCCTAAGATATGCTCACACCAAAAGTAATCAATCCATCCATCTAGATGTTGTTATCCATCCCATACTCGCGGCACATTAGCACAGGCACAACAGCCTCATCATCTTCTTAAAAAACTCaagaaaaagaatagaaaaagCTATCGCATGACTGTAAAGTCACTTTCTTTCTTTTAATAACAGACTGttcttttttcatcttcttatataGTTAAAGGAAAATGCAAAAAGGAATTCAATTTTTTTGAGTGtaaaaacaaacaaccaaacaaacatgaATAGATGGCTAAACAACAATCAAAAGTTGAATTTTTTAGTAATAAGTACTGAATTTCCCCAAAAAACATCTCATTATCACCTCACTTTGTCTTTCATTTCCCACACTCTTCTAAGTATTTAGTTCCACACTCATTCATTCTGCAACTCCAATTGAAGCCACCCCAATTGTCTAAATTGAGACCCAGAGAAACCCCACACACAATGAGTTCTTCTTCATTCTCATGTAAAACAATGGTTGTTGCTATTGTAATTCTACTTCAATTTTTCATTTCAATGGAGATTGTAGTGTCATCACCATCATTCTTTGACAGAATTATACAACTTCCAGGTCAACCTCCTGTAAACTTTCAGCAATATTCAGGTTATGTCACTTTAGATGATAAGAAACAAAGGGCATTGTTTTATTACTTTGTTGAAGCAGAATTCAATCCAGCTTCCAAACCTTTAGTTCTCTGGTTAAATGGaggtaattcaaaaaaaaaaaaagctgtttttttctctttttataaaGATCAAAAAGTTTCTTCTCTTTTTTGATTTATGATTCTGAttcttcttttgtgtttttaggccctGGTTGTTCTTCTCTTGGAGTTGGAGCATTCTCTGAGAATGGACCTTTTAGGCCTAATGGAAATGTGCTTGTGAGAAATGAGTATAGTTGGAACAAAGGTATtctactttttcttcttccttcttcttttgatgCATCAAGATTGGATCTTTTTTCAATTTTATGAAACCCTTTTTCATGTCTATACTGAATCTTTTTCCTGTCTGGACTCTGGATTGAATCTTTTCTGTCCCAAATTTCAGAAGCAAACATGTTATACTTGGAAACACCAGTTGGAGTTGGGTTTTCTTATAGTGCTGAGACTACTTCAGAGGATGATGATACTTCCACCATTGGTGATAAGATTACAGGTAATTTCAACCCCTTTTCATGTTCTTAGAAATGGGTTGttcttaaaattttgaaattgactTTGTGTTGCTTTGTTTTTGGGTTGTTTGAAGCTAGAGACAATCTTGTGTTTCTGCAACGTTGGTTTCTCAAGTTCCCACAGTACAAGCATAGGGATTTGTTCATTACTGGAGAAAGTTACGCAGGCCATTACATTCCGCAACTAGCCGAGCTCATGATTCAGTTCAACAAGAAGGAGAAGTTGTTCAATCTCAAAGGAATTGCAGTAAGTAGTAGTGCAGACCATATGTGCATTTGGTTGGGATAATGTTAGATGATTTTCTTGTTGTTCTGAGCTGACTTGTGTGTTTGTTTTGATTGTAGTTGGGAAACCCAGTTTTAGAATTTGCTACGGATTTCAATTCAAGAGCGGAGTTCATTTGGTCTCATGGGTTGATATCTGATTCTACATACAATCTTTTTACTTCAGCTTGTAACTACTCGAGATATGTGAGTGAGTACTACAGAGGCTATGTTTCACCTGTTTGTTCAAGGGTTATGAGTCAAGTGACAAAAGAAACAAGCAGATTTGTCGACAAATACGATGTCACACTCGATGTTTGTATATCATCAATACTCTCACAATCCAAAGTTATTACCCCTCAAGTGAGTACAATCCACATTTGCATTATTGTTCATATGTTTCGAAATAAGCTAGTGACCTGAGAGTCAGCGCAGTAGCCATTGTTCTCAAGTTTTTCATATCTCTAATTGTGCTCAAATTTTTAACTTGACAGTCACTTACGAAGAAGATAGATGTCTGCCTCGATGATGAAACGACGAATTATCTGAACCGCAAAGATGTTCAGTTTGCATTCCATGCTCGGCTTGTAGGAGTCAATAAATGGACTGTTTGCAGCAAGTAAGCCatcttcttttaatcttatgGCATGTTTTTATAGTTTTatgaaactctttttttttagttCTCGACTGTTTTTGCCTACCATATATGATTTTGCAGCATACTGGATTACGAGTTGCTTGATTTAGAGATACCTACAATCTCCATTGTTGGTTCAATTGTCAAGGCAGGAATACCTTTACTGGTTTACAGGTATGCTTCATTTTAGAATTGAATTTCTTGGTACATTCATTTTATAGAGATTTGATAAATTGGTGGTAAACACAACTTGCATTTCTTATATTTGTACAGTGGAGATCAAGATTCCGTAATCCCATTAACTGGAAGCCGGACACTAGTCCATGGACTTGCCAAGAAACTAGGACTCGATGTCACTGCGCCTTACAGAGTTTGGTTTGAAGGTCAACAGGTAGTTTATTTTCGCTCTCGATCTTGCTAGTAGCAATGCCAAATAGCCATACCGGACGAACTAATTTGCTGGATTTTTGTTTCTTTACTTCAGGTTGGTGGATGGACTCAAGTGTATGGTGACATCTTATCGTTTGCAACGATAAGAGGAGCTTCACATGAAGCTCCATTCTCACAGCCAGAGAGATCACTTGTTCTGTTCAAGTCATTTTTAGAAGGCAGGCCTCTGCCAGAAGTCTTTGTTTAGCTCTACTTACTACTACAGGTGATAAGATTGAAAGGAAAATAGCTAGATTGAGTTGTAAGTAATGTTCGTCGTCATTGTATTCAGGCCGATGAATGAGAAAAAGAAATGCCTTTATTCGTTTATAATCCAAGTAGAAGAAGCTACATTCAAGCATGCCCAACCAACAAAAAGTACCCTCATTACAGTAAAGTTAACCAAAAGAATTTCCGGCAGTCTAAGGATTATGTGCAGTAACAGTCACCACCACTTTCCCGAAATAGTTATCGACATAAACTGAATCACGCTGCTTTCTCCAGTAAACATTTTATCAGCCAACTTGTCCAACAGAAATCTAGTGATAGTTCACTTCAATGCCCGTTGACTGTAGAACTTGCTTGCTCAATTCAACACCCCACACATGTTGAGATGCTTCTTCGCTTGTATTTTCCTCCATGTAATTTTCTTGGCAATTTGGTGCGGTAGGACTCTGCTGCACCTAAAAGTTGACCAGTCGAACACAAAATCAACAAAACAAGGCCTTGCCTTGCGCAGCAGCAAAAAGCATTTGGAAAAGGTGGTTTGTTTTGCTTTTCAACTTTTCCCCTTCATAGGTCCCCCGCTTCATTAGAATGGTCCTAAATATCTATTGTTATCGGTGGATTCGAGGCACATTTCTAAACGGTTCCAtctatgattattttttttgagaaCGAGAAACGAGTAGTGCTTCTTAATGACTCTTAATTGTGTGGGAAATCAAAAGTTATCTGCTGCATTAGTAGTTTTTCCCTCTTTCATGAAAAAGGAAAAGAACTGGGAGAGTTTTTCTTTAATCGTACGGAGTTTAGTAACCCGCTGTGAAATTTGATGGCATCCTGTTGTAGCAGTTTTGAATGGAAATTCTGAAAACTATTTTTACAAAATCGAccgaaaatgtttttttttttttttttcattttttctcgcGTAATACTCATCAAGAAATGAAACAGTGCAACTGCATGATTAATCTTATGCATATCAACGTTCTAATCTCTTGTGATAAACCTCTAAATAAAGCCCCTGAACTCCAACATCATAAATCAGGGCTTCACCTCCTCTTTGTGAACTTCTAATGTATCTTATAATTGTTGACAAGCTGACAAAAGGAATGTCCCATTATTCCAAGCATTATATTCTCTGTTTTGTATTGTAAAATCATCACAATACATAGTGTCTCTGAGAGGTCTCTgcatcatcatcattattatcATAACTTGTAAGGCTAGACTAAAGAAGAATCATACGTAACTTCACATGCAAAGCAAAGAAAACGACCTAACATGAATCTATCATTTTCATACTCATTCTTGACCATATGAAATCAAATATGTCATTTACAATGttcatttttagggttttgagtaCTCAAAATAAGAGATGAAACTGTTATGGTGCAGAAGGATCTCTTGTCTTATCAAAATCCATATAACACAGCCTGAAATCCGTAGTATGGAAAGTTGTATGTGATGAATAAAGAAGCATCATGCATCCACTTTTCTCATCTTTGGGCAGTTGCATGTACACATTCATGGGGTACTTGACTCGTCTTTTGAATCGTTTATTATGGATGTCAATGAATCTTTTGAAAGTGTGATTATTTGCAAAATGTACCGTTTTGCTCTAGTCGAGTTTCAATTTACTATCTCAGTCCAAGTTACGTTATATAGGCCCAGAAGAGATTTTTGCTTGTACTTCCTTGTTCTTGATATGCCTAGCTTTTGAGTCAAAACCCAAATTAACAATATCATTAACCGGCCCTCTAAGGTAAAAACCACTGGTGCCTTTTGTAGGATAATAATGTGGAAAGTCAAAGACAAACAACAAAACTTCCAGTGCCTTGGATGTTCTTCATTATTATTCCCTTGTATCTTGGGAATTTGATGGATGGGACATCACCTTCCTCTTGCTTTCTCTTTTTCATAGTTTTCATATCTCATTATTCCTTGGTCATGATCATGGTTTTAGCTGCTCTTGGCCCGGATTATCATTGCTTTTTCACTTAAATAATCACCAAATAGGCAAATATGAAGACCCTGTAGAGTTTGTCTATCCATTATTTCCATTGTCACCAAGTCTTTGAACATTTTGGAAAAAGCTTAAATCGAGTTTCCAATGCATATCTTATGATTCTTATCCCACAACCCAGATTGTTTTGTAATGGGAATGCGTCTCACGCAAGCTTAATCATAAATCTAAAGTCATAGTGAAGAAGATAAATACATATAGTTAGTCATCAACTTTGGAAGACGTTTATGGAGATTAACTAACCTAATCTTTTCGATCAAATGAGTAATTAAGTGTGTTTTGTAATTTTATgggaataaatatatttttttacaaGAAAATGCGAGCATTTCCCAAGAATATATGGGTCGTGAGGAAAGGTATTATGGGCGCAAGGATTGAATTCTGTAAACCTTTTCAAGTTTTAGCTCGAGCATGTATTTTTAGAAGAGACATGCATGATTTCGAATAGATAAAAATGGGAGGCACTTATGTATATGTGAATGAGTGACATGGACCCAGAGTCTGGCATGGCACATCGACATTGGAACATACAATGGTATACACGAGAGAAACGCTACCATGGAAGCACTAGAACTTTTAATAACAGGGAGCCAAAAGTTGAGGAGCTGATTATCGACATAAAAATGAAGGTTTTTCAATGGGCTAGATACTCTCCATGTATGTCTGGGATAGTAATTAGTGATGTAATTGTTCAGTGGGGAAAATTGTTCTTCAAACCCCCATAATTGTTAAGTGGTTTAGTCTGTTTTGTGGGATCTAGTTCTTGTATCCTGTTTAGGAGCtgggtctttttctttttttttttttgcttggggATTGCTTTTTTCTTGTTNNNNNNNNNNNNNNNNNNNNNNNNNNNNNNNNNNNNNNNNTTTCTAATAAATCTTTCCttaccgagcaaaaaaaaaaaaaaaccattgtaAATGATTTTGTGCACACTACGTGACTTTTTAAGTTTATGCTTTAGTTTAATTTTGGTTGCGCAGTAAGAACGCATTTTCTAATATACTCCATCCATTTTAAAATAATATTCCCTCCGTCcaagttatataagtagaaaatcgatTTTTGGTTGTTCAACTACATAGGCGAAAAATCAATTTTTGGTTGTCCATGTGCACGGGCATACTTCAACTTCCTAGACAACTCTTTACAACTATACCCCTATTAATGGTAGTAATACTCTCTCCGTCCAAGTTTACTTGCTTAATTTGGATTTTGaaaaaacttgaaagaaattcaaattacttccacatacaccaTCGATCTTTCAAATTGTATATTCAATatactagttttcatatcctagtttttgtatttttctttataATTAGAAAATCTTAATGAGAAATATACCAATTTTTTGGTacaaatttgttaaaaaaaacacaatttaggCGAGTAAAGTTTTACGGAGGGAATATTATACTAAAACTATTTTAATATTTCTAGTTTTCATAAAAAGTAAAGAGTAAAATAAGAAAGAGGGTGTAACGTGTACATTTATAAAACCCATAAACTTTTCTTAATTTAAGTGATTTGACTTCTCCGCCTATATAACTTGGACAGAAGGAATATGTTTTTAACATCATAATGCAGTTTCATGTATAAATTATAGTAATAAAACCAGAATATTATTTTGGAACAAAGGATAATACATACTAACAACACCATTGGTTAAATTACTTCATGAATGAAATGGCCCTGTCAAATTGATGCCTTTTAAAGGAGTGTGCATGAAAATacacaggtgtctattttgggATTTTTACTTTATGCAATTCTCATTTGGAAAAGAAAAATCCAACTGTTGTTTGTACTTATATTGCTAATATTTTCTTATATTGCTTTGAACTTAGATCATTGATATAATCACCCTATAATTTTACTTATAGCGACATCGACTACCACATATTATCAATGAAACTGGATACAGATGATGTGAGATAGCATTATTACTTTTGATTAGAGAACAAAGATCTCATAGATTAAGGTAATATGGGCCGGTAAGTATCAATATCGGTTTGACAATTGGCTTTACCTAACCCAACATAGCTGACCAAAAATGTTGTTTTTCCATGAACACCACGCCTTTTACTAGTTGGCGAGAAAAGGACGCGTTTAACTGTACTTTTAAtatacattattttttttattttttattttgtcaatcaacaatttcaatttattcaaatcgaaatgtgattacatgatcgcttacaagaataacaaaaacatcaaaatacaagataataagaactctaatacaaatgaagatatcaattacaGGTAAATCACGAAGAGAAAGAACCATATGCCGTAAAGATACCCATTTTTTGTAAATGTAGTAGGGAAGgatgatggtataatccggaatcgattccgaccatttaatttgataatcttcttcttcaataagagatactCCTATAAGAAATGAGTTATTTTCCCAAAATCTTGTAAATCCAAACGAATCCGGATGCCCTAAATTCCTTGGATTGA
This DNA window, taken from Papaver somniferum cultivar HN1 chromosome 3, ASM357369v1, whole genome shotgun sequence, encodes the following:
- the LOC113358818 gene encoding serine carboxypeptidase-like 45, producing MSSSSFSCKTMVVAIVILLQFFISMEIVVSSPSFFDRIIQLPGQPPVNFQQYSGYVTLDDKKQRALFYYFVEAEFNPASKPLVLWLNGGPGCSSLGVGAFSENGPFRPNGNVLVRNEYSWNKEANMLYLETPVGVGFSYSAETTSEDDDTSTIGDKITARDNLVFLQRWFLKFPQYKHRDLFITGESYAGHYIPQLAELMIQFNKKEKLFNLKGIALGNPVLEFATDFNSRAEFIWSHGLISDSTYNLFTSACNYSRYVSEYYRGYVSPVCSRVMSQVTKETSRFVDKYDVTLDVCISSILSQSKVITPQSLTKKIDVCLDDETTNYLNRKDVQFAFHARLVGVNKWTVCSNILDYELLDLEIPTISIVGSIVKAGIPLLVYSGDQDSVIPLTGSRTLVHGLAKKLGLDVTAPYRVWFEGQQVGGWTQVYGDILSFATIRGASHEAPFSQPERSLVLFKSFLEGRPLPEVFV